In Thermoanaerobaculia bacterium, the genomic stretch GGAATCCCAGCGGCGAAAGACCTTCGACGCGGCGGTCCAGCTCCTCGGCGGCGATCTCTCCCCGGAGCGCGCCGCGTCGATGGCGGGCGACCCCCGCGCGGCGGTGGCATCGACGGTCCTCGAGTGGATCCGCGAGAACCAGCAGCCGCGGTTCCTCGCTTCGCTCGTCCCGGCCCTCTCGGCGTCGGCCGTGGCGGTCCGCCGGCGCGCGATCGCCGCCGCCGAAACGATCGGCACTCCCCAGGCGGTCCCCCTCGCCGTCCAGGGGATCTCCGACGAGGACGAGGAGGTCCGCTTCCGGTCCGCGTCGATTCTCGCGCGGTTCCCCTCCGATCAGATCTTCCCGGCGCTGCTGAAGGCCTCGTCCGACTCGTCCGCGCGGGTCCAGCAGGCGGTCGCCAAAGCGATCGGGCCGATCGTCTCCGCGGGAGCGCGCGCGTGGCAGTCGCGGGTCATGCCGCTGATTTCCGATCCCAACCCGCGCGTGCGCGAGAACGCGATCGGGATCGTGCGGCAGCAGGAGCCGAAGGCGGTCGTCGAAGCGTTCATCGCGTCGTTCAAGAACGTCTACGGGCCGCCGCGCGACCGCGCGATCACGGTCTTTCAGGAGCTCGGCGGGCCGTTTCTCGCGGCCCTCGCGGAACGCGCCGACGACCCCGACCACGATGCGGCGAACCTCGCGGCGTCGATCGCGGTCACCCTCCGGTCGCCCGAAGTCGTCCCGCTCTGCGTCCGGCTCCTGAAGCAGCCGGACTGGTGGCTTCGCCACCGCGCGAGCGAGGCGCTCGCCGAGATCAAGGACGAGCGAGGGCTCCAGCCGCTTGTCGAAATGCTCGAGGACCGCGAATCGGACATCACGGCGGCGGCGGCGCTCGGCCGGTGGGCCAGCCCGAAGGCGCTTCCGGGGCTGCTGACGGCCTACAAGAAGGCGGCCATGGATCTGCGCCTCGAGATCCTCGAGGCCTTCTCCAAGATCCCGGACTCGAGGGTCCCGGCGCTCCTCCAGAACATCGCGGGCGTCGACCCGGAACCGGTCGTGCGCGAGAAGGCGGTTCGGCTGCTCCGCGCGCTCCGCGGGGAAAGCGTCGGGGCTTCCACCGAGATCGCCGCGGCCTTCGAGCCGGTGGATCTGGCCGGCCTTTCGGAGGTGACGCTCGCCGATCTGATGCGGCACGCCCGCGCGCTCGAGGCGTCGGACCTGCATCTCGCCGTCAACGCGATCCCGCACCTGCGGGTCCACGGCACGATGACCCCGCTTCCGCTCGCGCCGCTGTCGGAAGAAGACGTCGAGCGGATGCTGCACCCGATCCTTTCGGAGACCCAGCGGGCGACGCTCGCGGAGACCCGGACGCTCGACTTCTGCTACAAGGCGGGGGCGCTCGGCCGTTTCCGGACGAACATCTTCTACCAGCGCAAGGGACTCGACGCGGTCTTCCGCCTCATTCCTCCGGAGGTTCCGACGCTCGACGAGCTCGGCGTCCCGCGCTCGCTCTGGGAGCTGACCGAATACACGCAGGGGCTCGTGCTCGTGACGGGCCCGGCCGGCTGCGGCAAGACGACGACGCTCGCGGCATTCGTCGACCGGATCAACCAGATCGAGAACTCCCACATCCTCACGGTCGAAGACCCGATCGAGTACGTCCACCGGAGCCGCGAGTCGCTCATCAACCAGCGGGAGGTCGGAACGCACACCGCCTCGTTCGCGAAAGCGCTGCGGCAGGCGCTCCGCGAGGATCCCGACGTGATCATGGTCGGCGAGATGCGGGACATCGAAACGATCTCGCTCGCGATCACCGCCTCGGAGACGGGGCACCTCGTCTTCGGCACGCTCCACACGGCGACCGCCGCGGGAACGGTCGACCGGGTGATCGACGCGTTCCCGGCGGGACAGCAGGGGCAGATCCGCCAGATGCTCTCGGACTCTCTTCGCGCGGTCATCTCGCAGCACCTCGTGCCGCGCCGCGACGGGCGCGGACGCGTCGCCGCCTTCGAGATCCTC encodes the following:
- a CDS encoding PilT/PilU family type 4a pilus ATPase; protein product: MLTRSKSSLSEENRALVDRLRQKQWKTPAERDDWLRRIASVRGIPSEDVAFFLVDSDPSVRTTGAAIVKAMPPDAAVEVLLTALASQPESQRRKTFDAAVQLLGGDLSPERAASMAGDPRAAVASTVLEWIRENQQPRFLASLVPALSASAVAVRRRAIAAAETIGTPQAVPLAVQGISDEDEEVRFRSASILARFPSDQIFPALLKASSDSSARVQQAVAKAIGPIVSAGARAWQSRVMPLISDPNPRVRENAIGIVRQQEPKAVVEAFIASFKNVYGPPRDRAITVFQELGGPFLAALAERADDPDHDAANLAASIAVTLRSPEVVPLCVRLLKQPDWWLRHRASEALAEIKDERGLQPLVEMLEDRESDITAAAALGRWASPKALPGLLTAYKKAAMDLRLEILEAFSKIPDSRVPALLQNIAGVDPEPVVREKAVRLLRALRGESVGASTEIAAAFEPVDLAGLSEVTLADLMRHARALEASDLHLAVNAIPHLRVHGTMTPLPLAPLSEEDVERMLHPILSETQRATLAETRTLDFCYKAGALGRFRTNIFYQRKGLDAVFRLIPPEVPTLDELGVPRSLWELTEYTQGLVLVTGPAGCGKTTTLAAFVDRINQIENSHILTVEDPIEYVHRSRESLINQREVGTHTASFAKALRQALREDPDVIMVGEMRDIETISLAITASETGHLVFGTLHTATAAGTVDRVIDAFPAGQQGQIRQMLSDSLRAVISQHLVPRRDGRGRVAAFEILRNTPNIAGLIRDAKTFQIASAIQTGSGAGMQTMDTALLKLVQDGKADPRAAYDRALRKDLFEPFLESEGSGA